From Ostrinia nubilalis chromosome 9, ilOstNubi1.1, whole genome shotgun sequence, one genomic window encodes:
- the LOC135074680 gene encoding histone acetyltransferase KAT8-like — protein MAKGDKELEKPIVNNELPTPDCRSVDHDDTESTQEQPLDIGEHYLVRRSDESWHPAEIIQTRYNAAEGNYEYYVHYVGYDRRLDEWVSRHRVMSDRFDMCEQSNNNINSDHLLTDKSGRKITRNQKRKHDEINHVQKSYAEMDPTTAALEKEHEAITKVKYIDRIQIGKYEIDTWYFSPYPDEYGKQSKLWICEYCLKYMRMEKTYRYHLSECTARQPLGNEIYRKGTIAIFEADGKEHKIYCQNLCLLAKLFLDHKTLYFDIEQFLFYILCEVDKQGAHLVGYFSKEKDSPEGNNVACILTLPPYQRQGYGKLLIAFSYELSRLEQVVGSPEKPLSDLGKLSYRSYWSYVLLEVLSASRGTLSIKDLSQMTGISQTDIISTLQSMNMVKYWKGQHVICVTPKIVSEQLASSHFKKPRLSVDPSALRWTPPNKQGNSAKAKK, from the coding sequence ATGGCAAAAGGAGATAAAGAATTAGAAAAACCTATAGTGAACAATGAATTACCTACTCCGGATTGTAGAAGTGTTGATCATGATGACACAGAATCGACACAGGAGCAGCCTTTGGATATAGGGGAGCATTATTTGGTTCGGCGATCGGATGAGTCATGGCACCCGGCTGAGATTATACAGACGCGATACAATGCCGCTGAGGGGAATTACGAGTACTATGTCCACTATGTGGGCTACGATAGAAGACTGGACGAATGGGTTTCCCGCCATCGGGTCATGTCCGATAGGTTTGACATGTGCGAACAATCAAATAACAACATCAACTCTGACCACCTCCTCACCGACAAATCGGGCCGAAAAATAACAAGAAATCAAAAACGTAAACACGATGAAATCAATCATGTACAAAAGTCATACGCTGAGATGGACCCGACCACGGCGGCTCTCGAGAAGGAACACGAAGCTATCACGAAAGTCAAATACATCGACAGGATACAAATCGGCAAGTACGAAATTGACACATGGTATTTCAGTCCTTATCCTGATGAGTACGGAAAACAATCAAAACTTTGGATTTGTGAGTACTGCCTGAAGTACATGAGGATGGAAAAGACGTATAGATATCATCTAAGTGAGTGCACAGCGCGACAACCACTAGGCAACGAAATCTACAGGAAAGGCACCATAGCAATATTTGAAGCAGACGGCAAAGAACATAAAATTTATTGCCAGAATTTATGTTTGTTGGCGAAGTTGTTCTTAGACCACAAAACattatattttgatattgaacagtttttattttatatattgTGCGAAGTTGATAAGCAAGGAGCACATCTTGTCGGTTATTTCTCTAAGGAGAAAGATTCTCCCGAGGGAAATAATGTTGCCTGTATATTGACATTACCTCCTTATCAGAGGCAAGGCTACGGTAAGTTGCTCATTGCTTTCAGCTACGAATTATCTAGACTGGAACAGGTTGTTGGAAGCCCTGAGAAACCATTATCAGATCTAGGGAAACTAAGCTATAGATCATACTGGTCCTATGTCTTGCTGGAAGTGCTAAGTGCCAGTAGAGGCACTCTGAGTATCAAAGATCTGAGTCAGATGACAGGTATATCTCAGACGGACATAATATCAACATTGCAGTCAATGAACATGGTGAAGTATTGGAAAGGCCAACATGTAATCTGTGTCACACCAAAGATTGTATCAGAGCAATTGGCCAGTTCTCACTTCAAGAAGCCTCGGTTGTCCGTAGACCCATCTGCGCTACGATGGACGCCCCCCAACAAACAAGGGAACTCTGCTAAAGCTAAAAAGTAG
- the LOC135074679 gene encoding synaptogyrin, with protein MDTAGAYGGGKAGGAFDPQAFIQRPPVIVRAVCWLFSVIVMGCISAKGWYVDKEDHKEYCVYNKDTNACNYGVGISVIAFIASVGFIVGEYLFEQMSSVKTRKHYVLADLGFSAFWAFLYFVGFCYLSNAWGKTDNPPYGTANNMQGAIAFCFFSIFAWVGCAFFALQRFRMGAEAAFAPAYEVEGAVGSPGAFPAYPGAPDPQPAYSDPPFSQTQPGNIDYTAPTY; from the exons ATGGATACAGCGGGCGCGTATGGCGGAGGAAAAGCTGGCGGGGCGTTCGACCCTCAGGCTTTTATCCAAAGGCCTCCTGTGATCGTGAGGGCGGTTTGCTGG CTGTTCAGCGTGATCGTGATGGGCTGCATATCGGCCAAGGGCTGGTACGTGGACAAGGAAGACCACAAGGAGTACTGCGTGTACAACAAGGACACCAATGCGTGCAACTATGGCGTCGGCATCTCCGTGATCGCGTTCATAGCATCCGTCGGCTTCATAGTTGGCGAATACCTCTTCGAGCAGATGTCCTCCGTGAAGACGAGGAAGCATTATGTGCTGGCTGATCTGGGCTTCTCTG CGTTCTGGGCGTTCCTTTACTTCGTGGGCTTCTGCTACCTGTCCAACGCCTGGGGCAAGACCGACAACCCCCCCTACGGAACCGCCAACAACATGCAGGGTGCCATCGCCTTCTGTTTCTTCTCGATCTTTGCTTGG GTGGGCTGCGCTTTCTTCGCGCTGCAGCGGTTCCGCATGGGTGCTGAAGCGGCGTTCGCGCCCGCCTACGAGGTTGAGGGAGCTGTGGGCAGCCCTGGCGCCTTCCCTGCCTACCCCGGCGCGCCCGACCCACAGCCTGCCTACAGCGACCCGCCCTTCTCGCAGACGCAGCCAG GCAACATTGACTACACGGCCCCCACCTACTAA